In Nocardia asteroides, the following proteins share a genomic window:
- a CDS encoding PepSY-associated TM helix domain-containing protein: MSITDTRPAEDEPVSAPPVSGGRPRSGARRGLRLYPLALRLHFYAGIFVAPFILIAALTGALYAIAPTIEGFVSRDLLQVDTSGPAQPLSAQVGAAVATTPDLTLVAVAPAPADGETTRVLFNDPTLGDSERLSVFVDPHTAQPVGESVVYGSGGALPLRTWISEFHRSLHLGETGRLYSELAASWLWVIALFGLVLWVHRVRKRRARRSAGWLLAPDLSEPKRRKLNWHGAIGVWILPVAVLLSATGITWSAYAGENVTALREEMSWTTPAVNVKLPGAAGPAQSAGGDHHSAGHTAPAPVDATARIAQLDTVWATARVNGIDQAAEIAIPAQPEKAFAVKELRKSGTYSIDSVAVDGTGTVTDRLAFADWPLMAKLTNWGIAFHMGLLFGLPNQLLLLAVALGLCALIVLGYLMWWKRRPTRATSRFAVGTAPRRGVLRKTSLWLTVPLVAAALLIGWFIPLIGVSLLGFLLIDLGLGLAARATPAA; this comes from the coding sequence ATGAGCATCACGGACACCCGTCCGGCCGAGGACGAACCCGTCTCGGCACCACCGGTCTCCGGTGGACGTCCCCGCTCCGGCGCCCGCCGGGGCCTCCGTCTCTATCCGCTGGCCCTGCGCCTGCACTTCTACGCGGGCATCTTCGTCGCCCCGTTCATCCTGATCGCGGCGCTCACCGGCGCGCTCTACGCGATCGCACCGACCATCGAGGGGTTCGTCTCGCGCGATCTGCTCCAGGTCGACACCTCCGGCCCCGCCCAGCCGCTGTCGGCCCAGGTCGGCGCCGCCGTGGCCACCACACCGGACCTCACCCTGGTCGCCGTGGCCCCCGCGCCCGCCGACGGGGAGACCACCCGGGTGCTGTTCAACGACCCCACACTCGGTGATTCCGAGCGGCTCTCGGTGTTCGTCGACCCACACACCGCCCAGCCGGTCGGCGAGTCGGTGGTCTACGGCAGCGGCGGCGCGCTGCCGCTGCGGACCTGGATCAGCGAATTCCATCGCAGCCTGCACCTGGGCGAGACCGGCCGGCTCTACAGCGAGCTCGCCGCGTCCTGGCTGTGGGTGATCGCCCTGTTCGGGCTGGTGCTGTGGGTGCACCGGGTGCGCAAGCGCCGGGCCCGGCGCTCGGCCGGATGGCTGCTCGCGCCGGATCTGTCCGAGCCCAAGCGGCGCAAGCTGAACTGGCACGGCGCGATCGGTGTGTGGATCCTGCCGGTGGCGGTGCTGCTGTCGGCGACCGGCATCACCTGGTCGGCCTACGCGGGTGAGAACGTCACCGCGCTGCGCGAGGAGATGAGCTGGACCACGCCCGCGGTGAACGTGAAGCTGCCCGGCGCGGCCGGTCCGGCGCAGTCGGCGGGCGGGGATCACCACAGCGCGGGCCACACCGCGCCCGCCCCGGTCGATGCCACGGCCCGGATCGCCCAGCTCGACACCGTGTGGGCGACCGCGCGGGTCAACGGCATCGATCAGGCCGCCGAGATCGCGATCCCGGCGCAGCCGGAGAAGGCGTTCGCCGTCAAGGAACTGCGCAAGTCCGGCACCTACAGCATCGACTCGGTGGCCGTCGACGGCACCGGCACGGTCACCGACCGGCTGGCCTTCGCCGATTGGCCGCTGATGGCCAAGCTGACCAACTGGGGCATCGCCTTCCACATGGGTCTGCTGTTCGGGCTGCCGAACCAGCTGCTGCTGCTCGCGGTGGCGCTGGGCCTGTGCGCGCTGATCGTGCTGGGCTACCTGATGTGGTGGAAGCGTCGTCCGACCCGGGCGACGAGCCGTTTCGCGGTCGGCACCGCGCCCCGTCGCGGTGTGCTGCGCAAGACCTCGCTGTGGCTCACGGTCCCGCTGGTCGCGGCCGCGCTGCTGATCGGCTGGTTCATCCCGCTGATCGGCGTGAGCCTGCTCGGCTTCCTGCTGATCGATCTCGGTCTGGGACTCGCCGCGCGCGCCACCCCTGCCGCCTGA